In the genome of candidate division KSB1 bacterium, one region contains:
- a CDS encoding amidohydrolase family protein, whose product MIIDGHAHSSGEFFRAENLVETLDRAHAAKVVLCPGLPSNERKQNSPRLAHWFPRSDLMFPINRIIRLLTYPTIRRHLAPDNQYVYELTQHCPERVIQCYWLNPKIPNALSELVQCYRDWHFKMIKLHQPSDYFQLDDPLFAEVVRFAIEHRLPIFLHLYSRRDVIECIGLAGKFPEANFIIAHLIGLEIFARHAHLLPNLYFDISPTPLISDHRILATISTFGADHVLLGSDTPFGRENLIRNIERVQRLPISDPHKALILGENLQRLLCIL is encoded by the coding sequence ATGATCATCGACGGACATGCCCATTCCAGCGGCGAATTTTTTCGGGCTGAAAATCTCGTTGAAACATTGGATCGCGCGCATGCTGCGAAGGTCGTTCTGTGTCCTGGGCTGCCAAGCAATGAGCGAAAACAGAATTCACCGCGTTTGGCGCATTGGTTCCCCCGCTCGGATCTGATGTTTCCCATTAACCGAATCATTCGACTGTTGACATATCCAACCATCCGACGCCACCTGGCTCCCGATAATCAATACGTATATGAACTGACCCAACACTGCCCAGAGCGGGTTATCCAATGCTACTGGCTCAATCCAAAAATTCCAAACGCATTGTCCGAACTGGTCCAATGCTATCGGGACTGGCATTTCAAAATGATCAAATTGCACCAACCATCGGATTATTTTCAATTGGACGATCCGCTATTCGCTGAGGTGGTTCGTTTTGCCATTGAGCATAGGCTTCCAATTTTTCTGCATCTTTACAGTAGAAGGGATGTGATCGAATGTATTGGTTTAGCTGGCAAATTTCCGGAGGCGAATTTCATCATCGCCCATCTCATCGGGCTTGAAATTTTCGCGCGCCATGCCCATCTATTACCGAATCTCTATTTCGATATTTCCCCTACGCCGCTGATTTCAGATCATCGGATTTTAGCAACGATCTCCACTTTTGGTGCTGATCATGTCTTGTTGGGCTCTGATACGCCCTTTGGAAGAGAGAATTTGATTAGAAATATTGAACGCGTTCAGCGACTCCCAATATCAGATCCACACAAAGCGTTGATTTTAGGAGAGAATTTGCAGCGGCTGCTCTGCATACTATAG
- a CDS encoding class I SAM-dependent methyltransferase, whose translation MDHKPIAAGGSSFDKIDSVRFFNAIKLRPGMVFLDVACGYGYYALAAFDYVGSQGRVYAVDLWQEGLIELASQIKHRKIATVLPVLANATQCIPLKTSCADICLLATVLHDFVAEKTDDRVLKEIERILKQGGRFAVIEFEKVESHPGPPLSIRLAPNTVTEIVSRYGFQWQMTEPIGLVHYLSIFINTKADR comes from the coding sequence ATGGATCATAAACCGATCGCCGCTGGGGGAAGTAGCTTTGACAAAATCGATTCAGTTCGGTTTTTTAATGCCATAAAATTGCGTCCAGGTATGGTATTTTTGGATGTTGCCTGCGGCTATGGGTATTATGCTCTGGCGGCATTCGATTATGTCGGTAGTCAAGGCCGAGTTTATGCTGTTGATCTTTGGCAAGAAGGCCTCATCGAATTGGCCTCACAAATCAAGCACCGAAAGATCGCCACCGTGCTCCCAGTGCTGGCTAATGCGACCCAATGCATCCCATTGAAAACCTCTTGTGCTGATATCTGCTTATTAGCAACCGTGCTCCACGACTTCGTTGCGGAAAAGACCGATGACAGAGTATTAAAAGAAATCGAACGAATATTAAAGCAGGGAGGTCGGTTTGCTGTGATCGAATTCGAAAAAGTTGAAAGCCATCCCGGTCCTCCGCTTTCGATCCGATTAGCGCCCAATACTGTTACAGAGATCGTATCTCGTTACGGTTTTCAATGGCAAATGACCGAGCCAATCGGCCTAGTTCATTATCTCTCCATTTTCATCAATACGAAAGCTGACCGATGA
- a CDS encoding PTS sugar transporter subunit IIA translates to MNSRFDWPADVTHLLTERSINESNASDAYCLPCGFMMGDVKSIAIENHCSIGEQHHFGRREKVMENDDLLLYFDEQLFLPDLKARTKDELLKELVDQFVKVKYLKNSEIVLEMLRQREHLGSTGIGKGVAIPHGRTTSAPDIMIAFGKSKQGIEYDAIDGKPVQLVFMIIAPPQDENNMYLPILGKMVEILSKAKNRSRLLEAETFEEFTEIISKG, encoded by the coding sequence ATGAATTCGAGGTTTGACTGGCCGGCTGATGTCACCCATCTTTTGACTGAGCGGTCTATTAATGAATCAAATGCAAGCGACGCCTATTGTTTACCCTGCGGATTTATGATGGGCGATGTGAAATCTATCGCTATTGAAAACCACTGTTCTATTGGTGAACAACATCATTTTGGTCGAAGGGAAAAAGTTATGGAGAATGATGATTTATTGTTATATTTTGATGAGCAACTTTTTCTTCCTGATCTCAAGGCAAGGACCAAAGACGAACTATTAAAGGAATTGGTTGATCAATTCGTCAAGGTCAAATATCTTAAGAATAGTGAAATCGTTTTGGAAATGCTGAGGCAGCGCGAGCACCTCGGGAGCACTGGAATCGGCAAAGGAGTGGCCATTCCGCATGGCCGAACCACCTCAGCCCCAGACATCATGATTGCTTTTGGCAAGTCAAAGCAAGGTATCGAGTATGATGCGATCGATGGGAAGCCAGTGCAACTGGTGTTTATGATCATCGCGCCGCCCCAGGATGAAAATAATATGTATCTTCCAATTTTAGGGAAAATGGTGGAGATTTTGAGCAAGGCCAAAAATCGAAGCCGCTTGCTCGAGGCAGAAACGTTTGAGGAATTTACCGAAATCATCTCGAAGGGATAA
- a CDS encoding S8 family serine peptidase: MGNHRNRQFAIIFLAILLISGLDSKLMLAQGRSENKWSFLSTTAIGAQQFLQMYPKYDGRGVVIFILDSGVDMSVAGLLKTSTGQVKVIDARDFSGQGDVLLSVGLIKSEGREQFIEHPDGFRLYNHHLLHHQPADSEYFIGHFDEQHLKNSDVPDINNNGRQDDQFGVLAFPIAAADSSYWIAYVDTDGDGHIDDEQPLRDYRVNYDTFHFRGGDPKFDRRPMTIALNIHPFDKVSLHFDDSGHGTHVAGIAAGFELYDQPGFNGIAPGAQIISLKIGSGNYEGSCTVTGSMRNALNFVEDFARRTHKPVVVNLSYGIGSIREGQSDIDHIVSNILSNNQNIFMAVSNGNEGPGISTIGSPAAAGLAFSVGAMLPVDVARDCYGAKIGNDKIFYFSSRGGELGKPDALAPGAAAATVPRFTDQSLMRGTSMAAPQVAGAAALLWSACQQNAPALIINNLLLHRALKFTAQPLAGYNYLDQGNGVINVPAAFQFLKDYSSHSRRVAIFDYQITTESPGQPDDVASAAYWRTGSYYPADAEAQTFTIRPIFPDSLTADERANFYRAYDLQASHPWLSPRQKSIYIQGESPARVMVDYQTDLLKSPGLYVGKILAYRKIPGKPRYIPAAREFELMTTIVIPYQFDHSNQYQQNFLSRRLSPGDVDRYFFLVPPGATTCQITLAPTSNRYCEVSGFIFTPAGINYASTPKVTSRGENQELVTIPGELLQPGIWEIDVYADLLNLRTSDYDLSIRFGSFKIEPLPISDIRYPSGSAPSAALTVMNQFSIPFYGFGRGKLQGFQRKVHHQIRDDDIFSYDFTVESSVERVEFELDVDDESFLKFTDLAVSVYDASGAAVYQDAFTTDRLTVVLDQVATGRYTLELAAAFAYSSYNSDWGFNMTEKFYIRDPINIKIYHDTDRIFKLYPFVSNRLELTLSNSPRIPPDGYRIFGTIEFIERDHLQRVFTVPVELTR, encoded by the coding sequence ATGGGCAACCATCGTAATCGTCAATTTGCAATCATCTTTTTAGCGATCCTTTTGATTTCAGGCCTGGACAGCAAGCTGATGCTCGCACAGGGCAGATCGGAGAACAAATGGAGCTTTCTTTCGACAACAGCTATCGGCGCTCAGCAGTTCCTCCAAATGTACCCCAAATATGATGGCCGAGGGGTTGTTATTTTCATTCTCGACAGCGGTGTGGACATGAGCGTGGCTGGTCTGCTCAAAACCTCCACTGGTCAGGTGAAAGTGATTGACGCACGGGACTTCTCGGGTCAGGGGGATGTTCTGCTCTCCGTCGGGCTGATCAAATCTGAAGGTCGAGAACAGTTCATCGAGCATCCAGATGGCTTCCGGCTCTATAACCATCATCTCCTCCACCATCAGCCTGCCGATAGCGAGTATTTCATCGGTCATTTTGATGAACAACATCTCAAAAATTCCGATGTGCCAGACATCAACAATAACGGTCGGCAGGACGACCAATTCGGTGTGCTTGCATTTCCCATAGCGGCAGCGGATAGCAGCTATTGGATCGCTTACGTCGATACCGATGGCGATGGACATATCGATGATGAACAGCCGCTGCGTGATTATCGGGTGAACTATGATACATTTCATTTTCGGGGTGGCGACCCCAAGTTCGATCGCCGACCGATGACCATAGCGTTAAACATTCATCCGTTTGACAAAGTCTCTCTTCATTTTGATGATAGTGGCCATGGGACACACGTGGCTGGCATAGCTGCCGGGTTTGAGCTTTATGATCAACCAGGTTTCAATGGCATTGCACCTGGCGCTCAGATTATCAGCCTCAAAATTGGCAGCGGCAACTATGAAGGGAGTTGTACCGTAACTGGCAGCATGCGGAATGCGCTCAACTTTGTTGAAGATTTTGCCAGACGAACCCACAAGCCAGTGGTGGTCAATCTGAGCTATGGTATCGGTTCTATTCGTGAAGGCCAGAGCGATATCGATCACATCGTTTCCAATATTCTTTCCAATAATCAAAATATTTTTATGGCTGTCAGCAATGGAAATGAAGGTCCAGGCATATCGACGATTGGGAGTCCAGCGGCAGCTGGTCTGGCGTTTTCCGTGGGGGCAATGCTCCCTGTGGATGTGGCGCGGGATTGCTACGGGGCAAAAATAGGTAACGATAAAATATTTTACTTCAGCAGCCGCGGTGGTGAGCTCGGTAAGCCCGATGCGTTGGCCCCAGGAGCAGCGGCTGCCACGGTCCCCAGATTTACTGATCAAAGCTTGATGCGAGGTACGAGCATGGCTGCCCCTCAGGTGGCTGGTGCGGCGGCGCTGTTGTGGAGCGCTTGCCAGCAAAATGCTCCTGCACTTATCATCAACAATCTGCTATTGCACCGAGCATTGAAATTCACCGCTCAGCCTCTGGCTGGATATAATTATCTGGACCAAGGCAATGGCGTAATCAATGTGCCAGCCGCCTTTCAATTTTTAAAAGATTATTCCAGCCATTCGCGCCGCGTTGCTATTTTCGATTATCAAATCACCACTGAATCCCCAGGCCAACCGGACGATGTTGCCTCAGCGGCTTACTGGCGCACGGGCAGCTATTATCCAGCTGATGCTGAAGCTCAAACCTTCACCATTCGCCCGATTTTCCCCGATTCCCTGACCGCGGATGAACGCGCCAATTTTTATCGGGCCTACGACCTCCAAGCATCTCATCCCTGGCTCTCACCTCGACAAAAATCGATTTACATTCAGGGAGAATCACCAGCTAGGGTGATGGTGGATTATCAAACAGATTTGTTGAAAAGCCCGGGGCTTTACGTCGGCAAGATCTTAGCCTACCGTAAGATCCCAGGAAAGCCACGTTATATACCCGCTGCTCGGGAATTCGAACTGATGACAACCATTGTCATCCCTTATCAATTTGACCATAGCAATCAATATCAGCAGAACTTCCTCAGCCGACGTCTCAGCCCAGGAGATGTCGATCGCTATTTTTTCCTTGTGCCACCTGGTGCTACCACATGCCAAATCACGCTTGCGCCGACCAGCAATCGCTATTGTGAGGTGTCCGGTTTCATCTTCACACCAGCCGGGATCAATTATGCTTCGACACCAAAGGTAACCAGTAGAGGAGAGAACCAGGAGCTGGTTACAATTCCCGGGGAACTATTGCAGCCAGGCATCTGGGAGATCGATGTCTATGCCGATCTGCTGAATCTCAGGACATCCGATTACGATCTTTCCATTCGTTTCGGAAGTTTCAAGATCGAGCCGCTGCCGATTTCAGATATTCGCTATCCATCTGGGAGCGCACCAAGCGCTGCTTTGACGGTAATGAATCAGTTTAGCATCCCATTCTATGGCTTTGGTCGCGGTAAATTGCAAGGCTTCCAGCGCAAAGTTCATCATCAGATCCGTGACGACGATATATTTAGCTATGATTTCACCGTTGAATCGTCCGTAGAACGGGTGGAGTTCGAGCTGGATGTGGATGACGAATCGTTTCTAAAATTTACTGATCTTGCTGTAAGTGTTTATGATGCCTCAGGTGCCGCTGTTTATCAAGACGCATTCACTACCGATCGGCTCACGGTAGTGCTGGATCAGGTCGCAACCGGCCGCTATACGCTTGAACTGGCCGCAGCCTTCGCATACTCCAGTTATAATAGCGATTGGGGTTTTAACATGACCGAAAAATTTTACATTCGAGACCCGATCAATATCAAAATTTATCACGATACGGATCGAATATTTAAGTTGTACCCATTCGTCAGCAATCGTTTAGAGCTTACTTTATCTAACAGCCCAAGAATTCCTCCTGATGGTTATCGGATCTTTGGGACTATCGAGTTCATCGAGCGCGATCATTTACAGCGAGTTTTTACTGTGCCAGTGGAACTGACTCGCTGA
- a CDS encoding N-acetylmuramoyl-L-alanine amidase, which produces MLTIRKLLCVAFFIWTNLLSAQSPNEQKLLHVRFPIDGDTVTYTKIRIAGSTLPAARVTINGQATRVYPSGAFVGRVDLKPLDNEITIIASDSSNEERAVLHIYRTPPLPVSPERPTQLDPRVAWPEEDIVLVSGDLLEVRIKGSPGGKAWFSIPGLCKNIAMTELPPDDAQGMRGIYAGAIRLHTKKSFSPRPVKFELRGIDGKKAQALSKGLVSVVSDAIPIVGETKNTTHLKTAPSGWGVMSILPPGVRLHLIGQRGTHFKVHLTESDYAYVASSDVTLLPQGTPVPKTTISLPSIGFDGDWIQLSMNVQTNCPYQIQQSIDPPLLELIVYGAHLTSQWITYPSRDTTIKLIRWQQPSADVFKLIVELNQPQQWGHRVRFGDGKMILEIRRTPKIAAPPKSPVAGLIFTLDAGHGGKEFGAVGATGLMEKDVNLAYTKKLAALLDSAGAKVVLTRQTDTTLSLAERINIARRANTHIFCWLHNNSIGASSDPLAVRGTSTYFTIPQNCELARAIYPYLLELGLTPFGFIQSDYYVTRQTDMLIVLVEGAFMSHPEDEMLLMDDRFLDRLARAVFRGLEEFCRKQNPIYQ; this is translated from the coding sequence ATGCTAACTATCCGAAAATTGTTGTGCGTTGCTTTTTTCATTTGGACCAATCTGTTATCTGCTCAATCGCCCAACGAACAAAAGCTGCTCCACGTTCGCTTTCCTATTGATGGGGATACAGTAACCTACACCAAAATCCGAATTGCAGGCAGTACACTGCCCGCTGCCAGGGTAACAATTAATGGTCAAGCCACGCGAGTTTATCCGTCTGGTGCTTTTGTCGGTCGTGTGGATCTCAAACCTTTGGACAATGAGATCACGATTATTGCCAGCGATAGCAGCAACGAGGAGCGTGCCGTATTGCATATCTATCGCACGCCGCCGCTCCCTGTAAGCCCTGAGCGTCCTACCCAACTGGATCCACGCGTTGCATGGCCAGAAGAGGACATTGTTCTGGTGTCAGGCGATCTATTGGAAGTGAGAATCAAAGGAAGCCCGGGTGGGAAAGCTTGGTTTTCGATCCCGGGGTTGTGCAAGAATATTGCGATGACAGAATTGCCGCCAGACGACGCGCAAGGGATGCGCGGCATTTATGCCGGGGCAATCCGGCTTCACACCAAAAAAAGTTTTAGCCCACGGCCTGTTAAATTTGAATTGAGAGGGATCGATGGTAAAAAAGCCCAAGCTCTATCCAAGGGTCTGGTCAGCGTTGTCTCGGATGCGATCCCGATCGTTGGTGAAACCAAAAATACGACGCATCTGAAAACGGCGCCATCGGGCTGGGGAGTGATGTCCATACTTCCGCCTGGGGTGCGGCTTCATCTCATCGGCCAGCGGGGTACCCATTTCAAAGTCCATTTGACCGAATCCGATTACGCGTATGTGGCGAGCAGCGATGTCACGTTACTGCCGCAAGGCACCCCAGTCCCCAAAACGACCATCAGCCTGCCGTCTATCGGATTTGATGGAGATTGGATTCAACTTAGCATGAACGTCCAAACGAACTGCCCTTACCAAATTCAACAGAGTATCGATCCCCCGCTTTTGGAGCTGATAGTCTATGGCGCACATCTCACCTCTCAATGGATCACTTATCCATCGCGAGACACCACAATTAAACTGATCCGCTGGCAACAGCCCAGCGCTGATGTGTTCAAGCTGATCGTGGAGCTGAACCAGCCGCAGCAGTGGGGGCACAGAGTGCGATTTGGGGACGGCAAGATGATCCTGGAGATCCGTCGTACGCCAAAGATCGCTGCACCGCCGAAGAGTCCAGTGGCAGGGCTTATTTTCACCCTCGATGCTGGACATGGGGGCAAAGAATTTGGCGCGGTTGGAGCAACAGGTTTAATGGAGAAAGACGTCAACTTAGCTTACACCAAAAAATTGGCTGCACTTTTGGATTCGGCCGGGGCAAAAGTGGTATTGACGCGCCAAACCGATACCACGCTGAGTCTTGCGGAGCGCATCAATATCGCCCGACGGGCCAACACCCATATTTTCTGCTGGCTCCATAATAATTCTATCGGGGCCAGCTCAGATCCACTGGCAGTTCGAGGCACGAGCACCTATTTCACTATTCCACAAAATTGCGAGCTCGCTCGGGCGATCTATCCTTATCTGCTCGAGTTGGGATTGACGCCGTTCGGATTTATCCAGTCTGATTATTATGTAACTCGGCAGACCGATATGCTCATCGTCTTAGTTGAGGGGGCCTTCATGTCCCATCCAGAGGACGAAATGCTGCTGATGGACGATCGATTCTTAGATCGATTAGCCAGAGCAGTGTTCCGCGGACTCGAAGAGTTTTGTCGGAAACAAAATCCGATCTACCAATAA
- a CDS encoding archease, whose product MNSSPSDQRYISLDHTGDIRLKIFGKSLPDLFVNAAYALFDTITEANRIDAQLSDEIIVSGIDREELLVNWLSELNYLFVTEGKVFNRFEIDRFKDTELHGMAIGEKFNSHKHPLRAEVKAVTFHDLMIQKVGDHWETNVVFDI is encoded by the coding sequence ATGAATAGCTCACCATCCGATCAAAGATATATTTCTCTTGATCATACCGGGGATATTCGGTTAAAAATTTTCGGCAAATCATTGCCGGATTTATTCGTCAATGCTGCTTATGCGCTATTCGATACGATTACAGAAGCGAATCGGATCGATGCTCAACTCTCTGATGAGATAATCGTTTCCGGGATCGATCGGGAAGAACTTTTGGTCAATTGGCTGTCGGAATTGAATTATCTGTTTGTGACCGAAGGAAAAGTATTCAATCGTTTTGAGATTGACCGGTTTAAAGATACTGAACTACATGGCATGGCAATCGGTGAAAAGTTTAATTCGCATAAGCATCCATTGCGGGCCGAGGTCAAGGCTGTCACTTTTCATGATCTGATGATTCAAAAAGTCGGCGACCACTGGGAAACTAATGTCGTGTTTGATATTTAA
- a CDS encoding RtcB family protein translates to MKFKKIHDYLWEIPKENKMNVPGRIYASKPMIDRIMEDNSPLQVQNVSQLPGIVNYSMAMPDIHWGYGFPIGGVAAFDLSNGVISPGGVGYDINCGVRLLRTAISSSDIQDKIPELVDNLFHYIPSGVGSKGDFKVSEKDLKQVMVKGARWIVEQGYGDESDLEKIEEHGQMEGADPSTVSDKAIKRGLPQLGTLGSGNHFVEIQYVEEVYDDYLAQRLGLFPGQITVSIHTGSRGFGYQICDDYIHTMIQASQKYGIELPDRQLCCAPINSPEGQKYFAAMVCAVNYAFANRQVISYWVREAFMRALNLGPKQVQFDTVYEVAHNIAKIETHIVDGKPRQFCVHRKGATRAFGPGRVELPEIYRDIGQPVLIPGDMGRCSYVLIGTNTAMDQTFGSTCHGAGRLLSRNQAIKAAKGRAIHRELEDRGIIARAASRGTMAEEMPEAYKDVSEVVDAVVGAGISKKVAKLRPLGVIKG, encoded by the coding sequence ATCAAATTTAAGAAAATTCATGATTATCTTTGGGAGATCCCTAAAGAAAATAAGATGAATGTCCCAGGCCGAATCTATGCTTCGAAGCCGATGATCGATAGAATTATGGAGGATAATTCTCCCCTTCAGGTGCAAAATGTGTCGCAATTGCCCGGGATCGTGAATTATTCTATGGCCATGCCAGATATTCACTGGGGTTATGGCTTTCCGATCGGAGGTGTAGCAGCGTTCGATTTGAGCAATGGCGTCATTTCGCCAGGAGGTGTGGGGTATGATATCAATTGTGGGGTTCGGTTGCTGCGAACCGCCATCTCCAGCTCGGATATTCAAGATAAAATCCCAGAGTTGGTGGATAATCTGTTTCATTACATTCCTTCTGGCGTTGGCTCAAAGGGCGATTTTAAGGTGAGTGAAAAGGATCTGAAGCAGGTGATGGTGAAAGGGGCGAGATGGATCGTTGAACAAGGCTATGGGGATGAATCTGATCTGGAAAAGATCGAGGAGCATGGGCAGATGGAGGGGGCCGATCCCAGCACCGTATCGGACAAAGCCATAAAGCGAGGGTTGCCGCAACTGGGCACGTTAGGTTCGGGAAACCATTTTGTGGAAATTCAATACGTCGAGGAAGTTTATGATGATTACCTGGCGCAAAGGCTCGGTTTGTTCCCTGGTCAAATCACGGTCTCCATTCATACCGGATCCCGAGGATTTGGGTATCAAATTTGTGACGATTATATTCACACCATGATCCAGGCTTCGCAGAAATATGGGATTGAATTGCCCGATCGGCAGCTTTGCTGTGCGCCGATCAATTCGCCAGAAGGTCAGAAATATTTTGCTGCCATGGTCTGTGCGGTGAATTATGCTTTTGCCAACCGTCAGGTGATTTCATATTGGGTGAGAGAGGCGTTCATGCGCGCCCTCAATCTGGGGCCAAAGCAGGTGCAATTCGATACCGTGTATGAAGTTGCCCATAATATCGCCAAAATCGAGACCCATATTGTGGATGGCAAGCCGCGACAATTCTGCGTGCATCGCAAGGGCGCTACGCGGGCCTTTGGACCTGGTCGTGTCGAGCTCCCAGAAATCTATCGGGATATTGGGCAGCCGGTGCTTATCCCTGGCGACATGGGGCGTTGCTCCTACGTATTGATCGGCACCAATACGGCGATGGATCAGACCTTTGGGTCGACTTGCCATGGCGCTGGTAGATTGTTGAGCCGCAATCAGGCGATCAAGGCGGCAAAGGGTCGGGCGATCCATCGGGAGCTTGAGGATCGAGGCATTATCGCTCGCGCAGCCAGCCGCGGAACCATGGCCGAAGAAATGCCAGAGGCCTATAAAGATGTCTCTGAAGTGGTTGACGCTGTGGTCGGTGCCGGTATCTCCAAGAAGGTGGCAAAACTTAGACCGCTGGGGGTGATCAAAGGTTAA
- a CDS encoding C4-type zinc ribbon domain-containing protein has protein sequence MQKKNELDMLVALQDLDMMIEEVSEVKRLGFSAEREDELKNAREELAAKISKPLLYSYEKLKKRYKRAIVPVKEDNTCLGCFIKLPTSLSAIGRTDTSVIYCEGCGRILYWL, from the coding sequence TTGCAGAAAAAAAACGAATTGGACATGCTGGTAGCACTCCAAGATCTCGATATGATGATCGAGGAAGTGTCTGAAGTGAAGCGTCTGGGGTTTAGTGCGGAGCGGGAAGATGAGCTGAAAAATGCGAGGGAAGAGTTGGCGGCGAAGATCAGTAAGCCGTTGTTGTACAGCTACGAGAAACTCAAAAAACGCTATAAGCGTGCCATCGTCCCAGTGAAAGAGGATAACACTTGCTTGGGATGTTTCATCAAGCTGCCGACATCGTTGTCAGCCATTGGTCGCACAGACACTTCAGTGATCTATTGTGAAGGCTGCGGGAGAATCCTCTACTGGCTATAA
- a CDS encoding sugar phosphate nucleotidyltransferase, translated as MYAVIMAGGIGTRFWPRSRTRRPKQLLKILDDRTMIQATVARLSGLVAQDQIYVVTTEPQLEEIREQLPFLKPENLIIEPKGKNTAPCIGLSAVILRHRDPDAVMAVLPADHRINNEPLFRKVLAAAEQVAATEHRLVTIGINPTYPATGYGYIQINSQADEIDGIKVFKVKTFAEKPDALTANRFLASGDFLWNSGIFIWSVNAILKEIEEALPELYDGLMEIEKYLGTKLQDEVIKRVYCTIKSISIDYGVMEHSASVFVLKGEFDWNDVGSWEEIYKISNHDENGNVIIGNHLIRDTRGCLIDSPRRMIATLGLENLIIIDTDDALLICRRDMAQQVKDLVDAMKRKNLEQYL; from the coding sequence ATGTATGCGGTGATCATGGCTGGGGGGATAGGGACCAGATTTTGGCCGCGAAGCCGAACCCGGCGCCCAAAGCAATTATTGAAGATATTAGACGACAGAACCATGATCCAGGCAACCGTTGCCCGACTCAGCGGGCTCGTCGCCCAGGATCAGATATACGTGGTGACGACAGAGCCCCAATTAGAGGAGATTCGAGAGCAGCTTCCATTTTTAAAACCTGAGAATTTGATCATCGAACCAAAGGGGAAGAATACGGCGCCGTGCATTGGCCTGAGTGCTGTCATATTAAGGCATCGCGATCCCGATGCAGTTATGGCGGTGCTTCCAGCCGATCATCGAATTAACAACGAACCGCTGTTTCGGAAAGTCTTAGCTGCGGCTGAGCAGGTCGCTGCCACAGAACATCGTCTGGTGACCATCGGCATCAATCCCACTTATCCAGCCACGGGCTACGGGTATATTCAGATCAATAGCCAGGCAGATGAAATCGACGGGATCAAGGTCTTCAAAGTTAAGACTTTTGCGGAGAAACCCGATGCGCTCACTGCCAATCGATTTTTGGCGAGCGGTGACTTTTTATGGAATAGCGGAATATTCATTTGGTCAGTGAACGCCATTTTAAAAGAAATTGAAGAAGCCCTTCCAGAACTTTACGATGGATTGATGGAAATTGAAAAATATTTGGGAACAAAGTTGCAAGATGAGGTGATTAAGAGAGTATATTGTACGATCAAAAGTATTTCCATCGATTATGGCGTCATGGAGCATTCGGCCAGCGTATTTGTCCTCAAAGGCGAATTCGATTGGAACGATGTAGGAAGCTGGGAGGAAATTTATAAAATTTCAAATCACGATGAAAATGGCAATGTGATCATTGGTAACCATTTAATACGGGACACGCGGGGATGTCTCATAGATTCGCCGCGACGAATGATTGCGACTTTGGGGCTTGAAAATCTCATCATTATCGATACTGACGACGCATTATTGATCTGCCGTCGCGATATGGCCCAACAGGTCAAAGACCTGGTGGATGCAATGAAACGAAAAAACTTGGAACAATATTTATAG